One Vigna unguiculata cultivar IT97K-499-35 chromosome 11, ASM411807v1, whole genome shotgun sequence DNA window includes the following coding sequences:
- the LOC114169931 gene encoding probable serine/threonine-protein kinase PBL5 — protein sequence MGCFCCAGKSCTNSDTEDYGHNFDQKPSNFTAAESVKVDFKVNGRKEDGSKGDQLALDVKSLNLKEEGSHDGRDNGNRAQSFSFNELEAATGNFTADCFLGEGGFGKVYKGHLERINQVVAIKQLDPNGLQGIREFAVEVLTLSLADHPNLVKLIGFCAEGEQRLLVYEFMPLGSLENHLLDLRPGSKPLDWNTRMKIAAGAARGLEYLHDKMKPPVIYRDLKCSNILLGEGYHPKLSDFGLAKVGPSGDKTHVSTRVMGTYGYCAPDYAMTGQLTFKSDIYSFGVVLLELITGRKAIDHMKPAKEQNLVAWARPLFRDRKKFPQMVDPLLEGRYPVRGLYQALAIAAMCVQEQPNMRPVIVDVVTALNYLASQKYDPQLHPAQSSRRSPPSQVMQRDDDDERRLILSTEHHVTDRS from the exons ATGGGTTGCTTTTGTTGCGCAGGGAAATCATGCACCAATTCGGACACCGAAGACTATGGCCACAACTTCGACCAGAAACCCTCCAACTTCACTGCCGCAG AAAGCGTCAAAGTTGATTTCAAAGTGAATGGGAGAAAGGAAGATGGTTCTAAAGGTGATCAACTTGCTCTGGACGTGAAGAGTTTAAATTTGAAAGAGGAGGGTTCTCACGATGGAAGAGATAATGGTAATCGGGCACAGTCATTCAGTTTCAATGAACTTGAAGCTGCCACGGGAAATTTTACGGCAGATTGCTTTTTGGGTGAAGGAGGCTTTGGCAAGGTTTACAAGGGACACTTAGAGAGAATAAACCAG GTTGTAGCTATAAAGCAACTTGACCCTAATGGGCTTCAAGGGATTCGAGAATTCGCGGTTGAAGTGTTGACATTGAGTTTGGCAGACCACCCTAATCTTGTGAAGTTGATTGGATTTTGTGCTGAGGGAGAGCAGAGGCTATTAGTTTATGAGTTCATGCCATTGGGGTCTTTGGAGAACCACTTGCTTG ATCTTCGGCCTGGTAGCAAGCCACTGGATTGGAACACAAGAATGAAAATAGCAGCTGGGGCAGCTCGGGGTTTGGAGTATCTGCATGATAAAATGAAGCCTCCTGTGATATATCGCGATCTGAAATGCTCTAACATTTTGCTAGGAGAGGGATATCATCCTAAGTTGTCGGATTTTGGCCTGGCAAAAGTAGGTCCAAGTGGTGATAAGACCCATGTTTCAACAAGGGTTATGGGCACATATGGGTATTGTGCCCCAGATTATGCAATGACGGGTCAATTGACGTTTAAGTCAGATATTTACAGCTTTGGTGTTGTTCTTTTGGAGCTTATCACAGGAAGAAAGGCCATTGACCATATGAAACCTGCCAAAGAACAAAATCTAGTTGCATGG GCAAGACCCTTGTTCAGAGATAGGAAAAAGTTTCCCCAGATGGTTGATCCTTTACTTGAAGGTCGATATCCGGTGAGAGGGTTATACCAAGCTCTTGCCATTGCTGCAATGTGTGTTCAGGAGCAGCCTAATATGCGACCTGTTATAGTTGATGTTGTTACAGCTCTAAACTACTTAGCTTCTCAGAAGTATGATCCTCAACTTCATCCAGCACAAAGCTCTAGAAGAAGTCCACCTTCTCAGGTAATGCAAagggatgatgatgatgaacgTAGACTCATTTTAAGCACCGAGCATCATGTCACAGACAGATCATAA
- the LOC114168285 gene encoding uncharacterized protein LOC114168285 has translation MQQRSSSSSRCSSDEFRAINVSADQQQHTKRRRIFEEDSLDELPIYHRNVTGRRDNSRSRSPPAEKCIHLIPVVVMLCLFTLWWFSFPVNLEIKDGRITAIRQIHAPLPNNTRIDLTMLAVAASSPIPANNPPNLSGEDETYLHPASSPN, from the exons ATGCAGCAGAGATCTTCAAGCTCGAGCCGCTGCTCCAGCGACGAATTCAGAGCCATCAACGTCAGTGCAGATCAGCAGCAACACACAAAGCGAAGAAGAATCTTTGAGGAAGACTCGCTCGACGAGCTACCGATTTATCACCGGAACGTCACCGGAAGGAGGGACAATTCTCGGTCACGCTCACCGCCGGCGGAAAAATGCATTCACTTAATTCCCGTGGTCGTCATGCTCTGCCTGTTCACTCTCTGGTGGTTCTCTTTTCCAG TGAATTTAGAGATTAAAGACGGTAGGATTACTGCGATTCGGCAGATTCATGCACCACTGCCTAACAACACTCGAATTGATCTTACCATGCTGGCAGTTGCTGCGTCGTCACCGATTCCTGCAAATAATCCTCCAAATCTGTCAGGTGAGGACGAAACTTACTTGCATCCTGCAAGTTCACCTAATTGA